In Triticum urartu cultivar G1812 chromosome 6, Tu2.1, whole genome shotgun sequence, the following proteins share a genomic window:
- the LOC125517556 gene encoding protein LYK5-like: MAAPPRKRGLTFRTAALALLAVLAVARGQQQYEANAQTNCYGRNGSSVLGYTCNTTAAAAPCATYVVFRSSPPYYGTAVSISYLLGSDPAAVADANGVPTVSPLADFRLVLAPVPCGCSPRGYYQHNSSHTIQFRGETYFIIANNTYQGLTTCQALLAQNPRHGSRDLVAGNNLTVPIRCACPSPAQAAAGVRHLLTYLVTWGDSVSAIADRFRIDTQAVLQANNLTASEIIFPFTTLLIPLKSAPTPDMLVSRAPPPAPAPPQAQQPRASGSEKWIAVGVGVGVGVLALAGLLGLMLLCVRRRRPRPSVGERGRGSKVVLDVPSSADYDALASGKHTSAATMTSSSSSALVSSDARAAVESLTVYKYSELEKATAGFSEDRRVKNASVYRAEINGDAAAVKRVAGDVSGEVGILKRVNHSSLVRLSGFCVHHGDTYLVFEFAENGALSDWLHGSGATLVWKQRVQAAFDVADGLNYLHHYTNPPCVHKNLKSSNVLLDDDLRAKVSSFALARSVPMGADGGDAQLTRHVVGTQGYLAPEYLEHGLITPKLDVFAFGVILLELLSGKEATFDGGDKRGETLLWESAEGLVVDGEDARGKVRAFIDPRLNGDYPLDLAVTVASLAVRCMAREPRGRPSMEEVFVTLSAVYNSTLDWDPSDCGNSRSSIVGR; encoded by the coding sequence ATGGCCGCTCCGCCGCGCAAGCGGGGGCTCACCTTCCGCACGGCGGCGCTCGCGCTCCTCGCCGTCCTCGCCGTCGCGCGAGGGCAGCAGCAGTACGAGGCCAACGCGCAGACCAACTGCTACGGCAGAAACGGCAGCTCCGTGCTCGGCTACACCTGCAACACCACCGCCGCGGCCGCCCCCTGCGCCACCTACGTCGTCTTCCGCTCCTCCCCGCCGTACTACGGCACGGCCGTCTCCATCTCCTACCTCCTCGGCTCCGATCCGGCCGCCGTCGCGGACGCCAACGGCGTTCCCACCGTCTCCCCGCTCGCCGACTTCCGCCTCGTGCTCGCGCCGGTCCCCTGCGGCTGCTCTCCGCGAGGCTACTACCAGCACAACTCCAGCCACACCATCCAGTTCCGCGGCGAGACCTACTTCATCATCGCCAACAACACCTACCAGGGCCTCACCACCTGCCAGGCGCTCCTCGCGCAGAACCCCAGGCACGGCAGCCGCGACCTCGTCGCCGGGAACAACCTCACCGTGCCGATCCGCTGCGCGTGCCCCTCGCCGGCACAGGCCGCCGCCGGGGTCAGGCACCTGCTCACCTACCTCGTCACGTGGGGCGACAGCGTCTCGGCCATCGCGGACCGCTTCCGTATCGACACCCAGGCTGTGCTCCAGGCCAACAACCTCACCGCTAGCGAGATCATATTTCCCTTCACCACTCTGCTCATCCCGCTCAAGAGCGCGCCCACGCCGGACATGCTCGTGTCACgggcgccgccgcccgcaccgGCGCCACCGCAGGCACAGCAGCCGCGGGCGTCTGGCAGCGAGAAGTGGATTGCCGTCGGGGTCGGTGTTGGTGTCGGCGTTCTTGCGCTGGCGGGCCTTCTTGGCCTGATGCTGTTATGTGTTCGCCGGCGGCGGCCCCGGCCAAGCGTTGGGGAAAGGGGCCGCGGGAGCAAGGTGGTTCTTGACGTGCCCTCGTCTGCGGATTACGACGCTCTTGCCTCCGGCAAGCATACATCGGCAGCTACGATGACCTCCTCATCTTCATCAGCGTTGGTGTCCAGCGACGCGCGCGCGGCGGTGGAGTCCCTGACCGTGTACAAGTACTCGGAACTCGAGAAGGCGACGGCAGGATTCTCGGAGGATCGGAGGGTCAAGAACGCGTCCGTGTACCGCGCGGAGATCAACGGCGACGCGGCGGCCGTGAAGCGGGTGGCCGGCGATGTGAGCGGCGAGGTGGGCATCCTGAAGCGCGTGAACCACTCCAGCCTTGTCCGCCTCTCCGGTTTCTGCGTCCACCACGGCGACACCTACCTCGTCTTCGAGTTCGCCGAGAACGGCGCGCTCAGCGACTGGCTCCACGGCAGCGGCGCCACCCTCGTGTGGAAGCAGCGCGTGCAGGCGGCCTTCGACGTCGCCGACGGCCTCAACTACCTCCATCACTACACCAACCCGCCGTGCGTGCACAAGAACCTCAAGAGCAGCAACGTCCTCCTCGACGACGACCTCCGCGCCAAGGTGTCAAGCTTCGCGCTAGCGCGGTCGGTCCCCATGGGCGCCGACGGTGGCGACGCGCAGCTCACCCGCCACGTCGTGGGCACCCAGGGGTACCTGGCCCCAGAGTACCTGGAGCACGGCCTCATCACACCCAAGCTCGACGTTTTCGCCTTCGGCGTCATCCTCCTCGAGCTGCTGTCCGGGAAAGAGGCGACATTCGACGGCGGCGACAAAAGGGGGGAGACGCTGCTGTGGGAGTCCGCGGAGGGGCTGGTCGTCGACGGCGAGGACGCGCGCGGCAAGGTGCGGGCGTTCATAGACCCGCGGCTGAACGGCGACTACCCGCTGGACCTCGCGGTCACCGTGGCGTCGCTGGCGGTGCGGTGCATGGCGAGGGAGCCCAGAGGGCGGCCCTCCATGGAGGAGGTGTTCGTGACGCTGTCGGCGGTGTACAACTCCACGCTGGATTGGGATCCCTCGGATTGCGGCAACTCTCGCTCTTCGATCGTGGGGAGATAA